In the genome of Coregonus clupeaformis isolate EN_2021a chromosome 1, ASM2061545v1, whole genome shotgun sequence, one region contains:
- the LOC121581512 gene encoding D(5)-like dopamine receptor, producing MPWKAMSEVAGCWIFGSFCDTWIAFDIMCSTASILNLCIISMDRYWAISSPFRYERKMTQRFAFVMIGVAWTLSILISFIPVQLNWHKAEEENVTGNDTNEIVDCNASLNSTYAISSSLISFYIPVVIMVGTYTRIYRIAQTQIRRISSLERAVEHAQNNQQATEQTNSLKTTFKKETKVLKTLSIIMGVFVFCWLPFFVVNCIVPFCDINNVGDRLCVSNATFNIFVWFGWANSSLNPVIYAFNADFRKAFSTILGCNRYCSSSTVEAVNFSNELVSYHHDTTLQRDTNITASAHCAQRQPTVSHGEDLDVPFDKVSIISDTSHNQRNLILPEILQFECEAEISLDMIPFPSTGPSECCVIPGQIEDM from the coding sequence ATGCCGTGGAAAGCTATGTCTGAGGTGGCCGGATGCTGGATCTTCGGCAGCTTCTGTGATACCTGGATAGCTTTTGACATCATGTGCTCCACCGCGTCGATTCTCAATCTTTGTATAATAAGTATGGACAGATACTGGGCAATTTCGAGCCCTTTTCGATATGAACGTAAAATGACCCAGAGGTTTGCCTTCGTTATGATCGGAGTGGCATGGACCCTCTCCATTCTGATCTCCTTCATTCCCGTTCAGCTCAATTGGCACAAAGCAGAGGAGGAAAATGTAACAGGGAACGACACTAATGAAATCGTGGACTGCAACGCAAGCTTGAATAGCACATATGCCATATCTTCCTCTTTGATAAGTTTTTACATTCCAGTCGTTATTATGGTTGGCACTTACACACGGATCTACCGGATTGCGCAAACCCAGATCCGGAGAATATCATCGTTGGAGAGAGCCGTGGAACACGCACAGAACAATCAGCAAGCAACCGAGCAAACAAACTCCTTAAAAACAACTTTTAAAAAAGAAACGAAAGTTTTAAAGACACTCTCTATCATTATGGGAGTGTTTGTATTTTGCTGGTTGCCTTTTTTCGTGGTCAACTGCATAGTTCCTTTTTGTGACATTAACAATGTTGGTGACCGCCTGTGTGTAAGTAACGCCACTTTTAACATTTTTGTGTGGTTTGGATGGGCCAACTCATCGTTAAACCCAGTCATATACGCATTTAATGCTGATTTCAGAAAAGCATTCTCCACCATTCTAGGCTGCAATAGATACTGTTCCAGTTCTACTGTAGAAGCTGTCAATTTCAGCAATGAGTTGGTGTCTTACCACCACGACACTACGCTCCAGAGAGACACAAATATCACTGCCTCTGCGCACTGTGCACAACGCCAGCCCACGGTCTCACACGGTGAAGACTTGGACGTACCGTTTGACAAAGTCTCCATTATCTCCGATACTTCACATAACCAAAGAAACCTTATCCTGCCTGAAATACTGCAGTTTGAATGTGAAGCAGAAATATCCTTAGATATGATACCTTTCCCCTCAACTGGGCCCAGTGAGTGTTGTGTGATTCCAGGTCAAATTGAGGATATGTGA